The genomic DNA TGAAAAGTCCGCAAGTGTTACCGGTATCAGGCATTACACTTCTCTGGTGCTGAAAATAGGCATTCCGGCTTTGATTGTTTATGCCCTTCTTTTGCAATATCTGGTTCCTGTAATCTGGGGCGATAAATGGCTTTCAGCAATGCCGTTAATCCTTTATTTGGTAATCTATTATGGCACCAGTATGCTGCATAATCCAATTAGCGGGATACCTTTTATTTGCCGCAAACCGCAATGGGAATTGCTGTGGAACATTGTTACTCTCTGTTTGCGGATTTTAGTGCTGTATTTGGGTTTACGGGTAAGTTTTACTTTTGCCGTGTTGCTGTTTTGTTTGGTTAGTGCAGTTATGCACTTTGCTTTTTACTATATGTCCTTAGCTTTGCTGAAAGCAGATTTATGGCAGATTACGCTTGATATTTTAACTTATCTTCCGTTGCTATTAGTGCTGGCATTAGGTTGCCTGTATATGTGGAAGTTATCTTTTGTGTTTCCGCTGGTAGTGCTAATTGGATATGTTTTGTATCTTTTAGTGGCAGAAAAGGAAACCCTGCAGGAAGTATTGTCTCTGATAAAAAAATGAAGAAGTGAGAAGGAAAAAGATTTCAGTCAGAAGCCCCCGGAATGAAGTCAGAAGCGGTTACTGTAGGCATAGCTTTTACCTTGCTTCCCGATTTTGCTTGGCAATGAGAACTCGTGCCTGAAGATTATAGGAACACTGATTTAACGGATTGGTACGGAATAACCCTGATGTATTCTTATATAAACCGCTTTTTATGAACCCAGAGTAGTTTGGATAATATAACTGGATGGTTAAAACGCTAATGAGGTTATTTCCCATCCCAGGTTATCAATCAGCTGTTTTACTTCGCTTTTTTTGCTTTCCGGAATTTTATGCAGTTCGCGCTCAATGGCTTTACGGGAAAGAATTTTAAGGGCAGGAGCATTTTTCCGCATTGCGGTTAAAGTGTTTTCTTCAATAGTAAAATTGAAGCGCAAGGCAAATTGCAGAGCTCTTAGCATTCGTAAAGGGTCTTCTGTAAAGCTTAGGTTCGCATCTTTTACGGTGCGGATTATTCCGTTTTTCAAATCGCTTAGTCCTTTGCCGCATAAATCCAGAATTTCACCTGTGGCAATAGAAATCAGCAAAGCATTTATTGTAAAATCCCTTCTGAGAACATCATCGGTTAAGGTTCCAAATTCAACTTTCGGATAACGGCTATGGGAAAAATATTGTTCTTTCCGGGTAGCTACAAATTCCAGTTGCAGGTTTTGGTAGTGTAAAGAGGCAGTTCCAAAACTTTTATGGATAACTAATTCCCTTGCCTGCAAGCGGTTCTGCAAAAAACGGGCAAGGGCAATTCCTCCTTCTGAAAGCTCCACGCAAATATCTACATCACCTATTATAACGGCAGCGGGGTTTAAAACATAGTCCCGCACGCATCCACCGGCAAAATAACTTTTGTCGGCAAATTCGCTATCCTGGATAAGTTCCTTTAAAAACAAACGCAATTCATTCAAGGTCATAGAATTAAATCCCCGATAACGCTGTTGGAAACAAATAATGCCTTTTCAGTTAATGCCAAATTATGCTCCGTTAAATTCAGCATACCTATTTTTTGCAGCTTAGCTATCTTTTCTCCATACAGCTCTGGAAGCTTAAACCGGAAACGGTTGTTAAATTCATCCAGAGCAATGCCTTCCTTCAAACGCAAACCCATCATAAGATAGTCCTGAACAATTCTTTGTTCGGAAAGTTCTTCTTTCTGAGGAAATGCTGCACCTTTATCTACGCCTTGATAATAGAGATTCAGGTCTGCGGGATTTTGATAACGGCAGGGGGAAATCCAACCTGCAGCAGAAGCACCTAAAGCTAAGTAATCATCACTATGCCAATATCTTAAGTTGTGTTGAGAAGCATAACCTGAAAGCGCAAAATTGGAAATTTCATAGTGCTCATAACCCTCTTGCTTTAAACGGCTGCAAATGTATTCATATTGTTCTGCCTGTTTTTCGTCATCCGGTAAGAAGGCCTTATCTTTCGCTTTCAGACAATCATTATCCAGAGTTAATAAGTAGCAGGAAATATGTTCCGGTTTTAGCGTAAGATATTTTTCCACTGTCCTTTGCAAGGATGGGACAGAACTATCGGGCAAACCGTAAATAAGGTCTAACGAAATATTCCGATAGCCAAACTGGCGACAGAGAGCTATTTTTTCCTTAATTTGTTCCGGTTTATGATGCCTGTCCAACCAATGTAATTCTTCTGGATTCATACTTTGTACTCCGATGGATAAACGATTGACAGGGGTTGTGTTAAGTGCTTGAAGATAGGGCTCCGTTATTTGTAAAGGATTGATTTCCAAGGTAATTTCTGCCTCGGGGAGCAAATTCAAGCCGCTTAATAGCTGCCTAATCTGCTCTGCTATTAGTAAAGATGGAGTTCCACCACCAAAATAAACAGTAGCGACAGGACATTCTAATTGGCGTTGGTAAAGGGCTTTTTCCTTGTTCAGATAAACAACATATTCATCCAGCGCACTTTTACGGTAAGGCACACTGAAAAAGCTGCAATATCCACAACGACTGAGACAAAATGGAAGATGAAGATACAATCCTAATGCGGATGACGGAAAATCCTGTTCCATCTAATATGCGGTTCGTCATAAAGCTTATTAAATTCAATGCCTTTACTGAAAAAGATCAGCCAGGGTGTTCCCGTAATATATTTTCTTTCCAGAAAACCCCAATAACGACTGTCTTCACTAACATCACGATTATCGCCCATTACAAAATAACTCTTTT from Candidatus Cloacimonas sp. includes the following:
- a CDS encoding CCA tRNA nucleotidyltransferase, encoding MTLNELRLFLKELIQDSEFADKSYFAGGCVRDYVLNPAAVIIGDVDICVELSEGGIALARFLQNRLQARELVIHKSFGTASLHYQNLQLEFVATRKEQYFSHSRYPKVEFGTLTDDVLRRDFTINALLISIATGEILDLCGKGLSDLKNGIIRTVKDANLSFTEDPLRMLRALQFALRFNFTIEENTLTAMRKNAPALKILSRKAIERELHKIPESKKSEVKQLIDNLGWEITSLAF
- the hemW gene encoding radical SAM family heme chaperone HemW is translated as MEQDFPSSALGLYLHLPFCLSRCGYCSFFSVPYRKSALDEYVVYLNKEKALYQRQLECPVATVYFGGGTPSLLIAEQIRQLLSGLNLLPEAEITLEINPLQITEPYLQALNTTPVNRLSIGVQSMNPEELHWLDRHHKPEQIKEKIALCRQFGYRNISLDLIYGLPDSSVPSLQRTVEKYLTLKPEHISCYLLTLDNDCLKAKDKAFLPDDEKQAEQYEYICSRLKQEGYEHYEISNFALSGYASQHNLRYWHSDDYLALGASAAGWISPCRYQNPADLNLYYQGVDKGAAFPQKEELSEQRIVQDYLMMGLRLKEGIALDEFNNRFRFKLPELYGEKIAKLQKIGMLNLTEHNLALTEKALFVSNSVIGDLIL